In a genomic window of Accipiter gentilis chromosome 23, bAccGen1.1, whole genome shotgun sequence:
- the LOC126049906 gene encoding PHD finger protein 7-like, producing the protein MSASKQQAPDSMEQGLQPCPAASSAGAEQALGGNPSGTLPPAPQRCSFPVAFALSPPACLLCRRAEADPGLCGDKVEKRGLCAHVFCLFFASGLFQRGAREAGLVGFLPKDIQSTVARAAQKHCFVCGESGATISCRETGCNRSFHLPCAVEGGCVTQFFRFYRAFCWEHRPEQAVEAVPEENTTCLICLDLVEERKSYGTMVCPACKHAWFHRGCIQGQALCAGRFCFQCPLCRDKEHFLSEMLTMGIRIPLRLPSWEIRHEYAELGERHRRCDARECLCPGGREQAEQEGPWQLLLCCSCAAEGTHRRCSDLTSSTASWECDACAGLGTASSASSELAGPNTASQAGSGQSLSSPPPETSSPSTGRQVAFGPPLSSLALQTRSPGNAASGPSQGPPVPEGSSRSSPPGPDRMRKSSRLRRRAQHPYSRPRRCRDRIRAPAPNAETSTRSQAAPGPSHSSPAPETSGPSTASQLPAGSSSGSPALESSGSSSPPGPVRMRDRSHLQRRAQHPYSRPGRRHGTSRAPSSSAGPDPPPPVQ; encoded by the exons ATGTCCGCAAGCAAGCAGCAGGCCCCCGACTCGATGGAGCAGG gcctccagccctgcccagcagccagctcggcaggggcagagcaggcccTCGGGGGCAATCCCTCAGGGacgcttcccccggccccgcagagGTGCTCATTCCCAGTGGCGTttgctctctcccctccagcatgccTGCTGTGTCGCCGGGCAGAGGCTGACCCGGGTCTCTGCGGGGACAAAGTGGAGAAGCGAGGGCTCTGTGCCCACGTGTTTTGCCTG ttttttGCCAGCGGGCTTTTTCAGCGAGGGGCCAGGGAAGCAGGACTTGTGGGATTTCTCCCCAAGGATATTCAATCTACAGTCGCGCGGGCAGCGCAGAAG cactgcttcGTCTGTGGCGAGAGCGGGGCCACCATCTCCTGCCGGGAAACAGGCTGCAACCGCAGCTTCCATCTCCCCTGTGCCGTGGAAGGTGGATGCGTCACCCAATTCTTTAGGTTCTACAG GgccttctgctgggagcaccgcCCAGAGCAGGCAGTGGAGGCGGTTCCGGAGGAGAACACCACCTGCCTCATCTGCCTGGACCTTGTGGAGGAGAGAAAGTCCTACGGCACCATGGTGTGCCCAGCGTGCAAACACGCCTGGTTCCACAGGGGCTGCATCCAG ggaCAGGCTCTGTGCGCCGGCAGGTTTTGCTTCCAGTGCCCACTCTGTAGAGATAAGGAGCACTTTCTCTCGGAAATGCTCACCATGGGGATCCGAATCCCCTTGAG acTGCCATCATGGGAGATCAGGCATGAATACGCAGAACTAGGCGAGAGGCACCGCCGCTGCGATGCCAGGGAGTGCCTTTGTCccggaggcagggagcaggcagagcaagaggg GCCCTGGcaactgctcctgtgctgctcctgcgcTGCCGAGGGCACCCACAGACGCTGCTCCGACTTGACGAGCAGCACGGCCAGCTGGGAGTGCGACGCGTGTGCTGGCCTGGGCACCg CCTCCAGTGCCAGCTCGGAGCTCGCCGGCCCCAACACTGCCAGCCAGGCAGGCTCGGGGCAATCGCTCAG ctccccaccGCCagaaaccagcagccccagcactgggaggcAGGTGGCATTCGGGCCACCCCTCAGCTCCCTGGCACTGCAGACCAGAAGCCCCGGCAATGCGGCATCAGGGCCGTCCCAAGGCCCCCCAGTGCCTGAGGGCAGCAGCCgctccagcccccctgggccCGACCGCATGCGAAAGAGCTCCCGCTTGCGACGCCGGGCCCAACACCCTTACAGCCGGCCCAGAAGATGCCGTGACAGGATCCGTGCGCCAGCACCAAATGCTGAGACCAGCACCCGCAGccaggcggcgccggggccgtcCCACAGCTCCCCGGCACCCGAGaccagcggccccagcactgccagccagctgccagcggggTCCTCCTCTGGCTCCCCAGCGCTCGAGAGCAGCGgaagctccagccctcctgggccCGTGCGGATGCGAGACCGCTCCCACTTGCAACGCCGGGCCCAACATCCCTACAGCCGGCCTGGACGCCGCCACGGGACCAGCCGTGCGCCATCCTCGAGTGCTGGTCCTGATCCCCCTCCACCCGTACAATAA
- the LOC126049977 gene encoding outer dense fiber protein 3-like, whose translation MAKMEKGEALLLLPGRFHAGPPPGKPLGNSPALAIGSVAASDVDGAWVGTWRPHRPRGPIMAQFTSPGPKYSIPGTTGYLVHNPTKTKAPAYTFQRAKPPGTDSCSPGPRYYVQPSITRNGKYVAPAQHMGRLPKIMTEVTPGPSDYSTDKANQHLYKCAPAPSMAFRHKAFKTSETPGPGTYTLPRLVGPNTAYTHASPCYSIKGKSKHNSFAEDLTKTPGPAAFPKVEVDTYKKRAPVYTMGSKSGIGGDKTVKPGPADYCPGKVTLIKPQAPAPTFGLRHSLYTTPLLSLQ comes from the exons ATGGCCAAGATGGAGAAAGGTGAAGCGTTGCTGCTCCTCCCGGGGAGGTTTCACGCCGGGCCTCCGCCAGGGAAGCCCCTCGGCAACTCTCCTGCTCTTGCCATAGGCTCAGTAGCTGCCTCCGACGTGGACGGagcctgggtgggcacctggagaCCTCATCGCCCACGCGGCCCCATCATGGCCCAGTTCACCAGCCCGGGACCCAAGTACTCGATCCCCGGGACAACAG GTTACCTGGTTCACaatcccaccaaaaccaaagcccCTGCGTACACTTTCCAAAGGGCCAAACCTCCCGGCACAGACAGTTGCTCCCCGGGCCCTCGGTACTACGTCCAGCCCTCCATCACCAGGAACGGGAAGTACGTGGCTCCGGCACAGCACATGGGCAGACTTCCCAAGATAATGACCGAGGTCACCCCTGGACCAA GTGACTACTCCACCGACAAGGCCAACCAACACCTCTACAAATGCGCGCCGGCGCCGTCCATGGCCTTCCGGCACAAGGCCTTCAAAACCAGTGAAACTCCAG GTCCTGGCACCTAcaccctgcccaggctggtgggacCCAACACAGCCTACACCCACGCCAGCCCCTGCTACTCCATAAAAGGGAAGAgtaagcacaacagctttgctgaAGACCTCACCAAG ACGCCAGGTCCTGCTGCATTCCCCAAGGTGGAAGTGGACACCTACAAAAAAAGGGCTCCCGTGTACACGATGGGAAGCAAAAGCGGAATTGGAGGCGACAAAACAGTGAAGCCAGGACCGGCAGACTACTGCCCGGGAAAG GTGACGCTGATCAAGCCCCAGGCCCCTGCTCCCACTTTTGGACTCCGCCATTCCCTCTACACAACTCCTCTACTATCTCTGCAATAA
- the LOC126049963 gene encoding uncharacterized protein LOC126049963 → MPRIPGRSPQHCRHFPARLGRCWALLRGSPLLRFRTAPQPGAGSGGSGAALGGPVVTGRVAGARRRGVLGTELRRASLFLSGGQAAGAMEGCCTVAISLELSSLFPTLLHLSTKDVVAIWDAVSAYILGQLKQDKGVLVAGLGTFAMVQEQFQGKEEVYVVRRPVFRLELDVLCLQELAFPTVVIPGNVKIKPLNYKRLSRATSFPQHVVKDCVQETILLYSSQLKNGQRLSFAFKDIGVLSCNDDLLCMRFYSDCVTGLERKASRIALLHTRLWMPGAAVSGGATAAQEMQAAPAHAFPRFQFLVISRSASKAFSAWHKKVAEKHRVRRGTEGSQAPDKLLERRVKYSLPALPNQGPGTRQQDTEKKPSASLLPPCPGSSPRTKEASRQKPAPPARPTAALPSSEGCRRALQEVWKLSAEWERVKTRWEERRQQAKAEWAAWEAWSAGEDQQPPQVLSTEGIRAPHPPAQPRRKEVGGRWRKAESPLPAEEMAAAAQLQRLQPDHLSPRAAQVLRRLEPHQERRTIFRNVTENKQRKLEQQRQFPCTRCWYRSGGEGAGGGGCSSGY, encoded by the exons ATGCCCCGCATCCCAGGGAGGTCTCCCCAGCACTGCCGGCACTTCCCGGCGAGGCTTGGGCGCTGCTGGGCACTGCTCAGGGGCTCCCCACTGCTGCGCTTCAGAACTGCTCCACAGCCAGGAGCGGGatcgggaggcagcggggctgcgctggggggACCCGTTGTGACCGGCAGAGTAGCAGGGGCACGTCGGAGAGGAGTTTTGGGCACGGAGCTGCGAAGAGCATCCCTTTTCCTGAGCGGAGGACAAGCGGCAGGCGCGATGGAGGGCTGCTGCACCGTGGCCATCAGCTTGGAGCTCAGCAGCTTGTTCCCCACGCTCCTGCATCTCTCCACCAAGG acgTTGTGGCTATTTGGGATGCTGTGTCTGCGTacatcctgggacagctgaaGCAGGACAAG GGTGTCCTGGTCGCAGGACTCGGGACCTTCGCTATGGTCCAAGAGCAATTCCAGGGCAAAGAAGAGGTGTATGTGGTTCGAAGACCCGTCTTCCGACTGGAGCTTGATGTGTTGTGTCTGCAGGAGCTCGCGTTCCCCACAGTGGTTATCCCCG GCAACGTCAAGATCAAGCCGCTGAACTACAAGCGGCTGTCGCGAGCCACCTCCTTCCCACAGCACGTGGTGAAGGACTGCGTGCAAGAGACCATCCTCTTGTACTCTTCCCAGCTGAAGAACGGGCAGCGCCTCTCCTTCGCCTTCAAGGACATTGGTGTTCTGTCCTGCAACGACGACCTCCTGTGCATGCGGTTCTATTCTGACTGCGTCACAGGGCTGGAGAGGAAGGCCAGCCGGATTGCGCTGCTTCACACT aggctgtggatgcctggGGCAGCTGTCTCCGGTGGAGCGACCGCCGCTCAGGAGatgcaggctgctcctgcccacgCGTTCCCGAG GTTTCAGTTCCTGGTGATCAGCAGATCGGCGTCCAAGGCTTTCTCCGCCTGGCACAAGAAGGTTGCAGAAAAGCACAGGGTCAGAAGAG gtaCAGAGGGAAGCCAGGCGCCTGACAAGCTGCTGGAGAGGCGGGTGAAGTattccctccccgcgctgccaaACCAGGGGCCGGGCACCAGGCAGCAAGACACGGAGAAGAAGCCTTCTGCCAG TCTGCTCCCACCAtgtccaggcagctcccccaggacgaaggaggcaagcaggcagaagccagctcctccagccaggcCCACCGCTGCGCTCCCGTCTTCTGAAGGCTGCAGGAGAGCGCTGCAG GAGGTCTGGAAGCTGTCTGCAGAGTGGGAGCGAGTGAAGACCCGGTGGGAAGAGCGGCGACAGCAAGCAAAGGCAGAATGGGCGGCATGGGAGGCCTGGTCTGCAGGGGAGGACCAACAACCGCCCCAG GTGCTCAGCACTGAAGGCATTCGGGCTCCccaccctccagcccagcccaggagaAAGGAGGTCGGCGGGAGGTGGAGGAAGGCTGAAAGCCCTCTCCcagcagaggagatggcagcagcCGCCCAGCTGCAGAGACTCCAGCCTGA ccacctttccccacgAGCGGCCCAGGTCCTCAGAAGGCTGGAGCCGCATCAGGAACGGAGGACCATCTTCAGGAATGTCACTGAGAACAAGCAGCGGaagctggagcagcagaggcagttcCCCTG cACGCGATGCTGGTACCGCAGTGGAGGAGAAGGTGCCGGAGGCGGCGGCTGTAGCAGTGGCTATTAG
- the LOC126049907 gene encoding PHD finger protein 7-like produces MSASKQQAPDSMEQACLLCRRAEADPGLCGDKVEKRGLCAHVFCLFFASGLFQRGAKEAGLVGFLPKDIQSTVARAAQKHCFVCGESGATISCRETGCNRSFHLPCAVEGGCVTQFFRFYRAFCWEHRPEQAVEAVPEENTTCLICLDLVEERKSYGTMVCPACKHAWFHRGCIQGQALCAGRFCFQCPLCRDKEHFLSEMLTMGIRIPLRLPSWEIRHEYAELGERHRRCDARECLCPGGREQAEQEGPWQLLLCCSCAAEGTHRRCSDLTSSTASWECDACAGLGTASSASSELAGPNTASQAGSGQSLSSPPPETSSPSTGRQVAFGPTHSSLALQTRSPGNAASGPSQGPPVPEGSSRSSPPGPDRMRKSSRLRRRAQHPYSRPRRCRDRIRAPAPNAETSTRSQAAPGPSHSSPAPETSGPSTASQLPAGSSSGSPALESSGSSSPPGPVRMRDRSHLQRRAQHPYSRPGRRHGTSRAPSSSAGPDPPPPVQ; encoded by the exons ATGTCCGCAAGCAAGCAGCAGGCCCCCGACTCGATGGAGCAGG catgccTGCTGTGTCGCCGGGCAGAGGCTGACCCGGGTCTCTGCGGGGACAAAGTGGAGAAGCGAGGGCTCTGTGCCCACGTGTTTTGCCTG ttttttGCCAGCGGGCTTTTTCAGCGAGGGGCCAAGGAAGCAGGACTTGTGGGATTTCTCCCCAAGGATATTCAATCTACAGTCGCGCGGGCAGCGCAGAAG cactgcttcGTCTGTGGCGAGAGCGGGGCCACCATCTCCTGCCGGGAAACAGGCTGCAACCGCAGCTTCCATCTCCCCTGTGCCGTGGAAGGTGGATGCGTCACCCAATTCTTTAGGTTCTACAG GgccttctgctgggagcaccgcCCAGAGCAGGCAGTGGAGGCGGTTCCGGAGGAGAACACCACCTGCCTCATCTGCCTGGACCTTGTGGAGGAGAGAAAGTCCTACGGCACCATGGTGTGCCCAGCGTGCAAACACGCCTGGTTCCACAGGGGCTGCATCCAG ggaCAGGCTCTGTGCGCCGGCAGGTTTTGCTTCCAGTGCCCACTCTGTAGAGATAAGGAGCACTTTCTCTCGGAAATGCTCACCATGGGGATCCGAATCCCCTTGAG acTGCCATCATGGGAGATCAGGCATGAATACGCAGAACTAGGCGAGAGGCACCGCCGCTGCGATGCCAGGGAGTGCCTTTGTCccggaggcagggagcaggcagagcaagaggg GCCCTGGcaactgctcctgtgctgctcctgcgcTGCCGAGGGCACCCACAGACGCTGCTCCGACTTGACGAGCAGCACGGCCAGCTGGGAGTGCGACGCGTGTGCTGGCCTGGGCACCg CCTCCAGTGCCAGCTCGGAGCTCGCCGGCCCCAACACTGCCAGCCAGGCAGGCTCGGGGCAATCGCTCAG ctccccaccGCCagaaaccagcagccccagcactgggaggcAGGTGGCATTCGGGCCAACCCACAGCTCCCTGGCACTGCAGACCAGAAGCCCTGGCAATGCGGCATCAGGGCCGTCCCAAGGCCCCCCAGTGCCTGAGGGCAGCAGCCgctccagcccccctgggccCGACCGCATGCGAAAGAGCTCCCGCTTGCGACGCCGGGCCCAACACCCTTACAGCCGGCCCAGAAGATGCCGTGACAGGATCCGTGCGCCAGCACCAAATGCTGAGACCAGCACCCGCAGccaggcggcgccggggccgtcCCACAGCTCCCCGGCACCCGAGaccagcggccccagcactgccagccagctgccagcggggTCCTCCTCTGGCTCCCCAGCGCTCGAGAGCAGCGgaagctccagccctcctgggccCGTGCGGATGCGAGACCGCTCCCACTTGCAACGCCGGGCCCAACATCCCTACAGCCGGCCTGGACGCCGCCACGGGACCAGCCGTGCGCCATCCTCGAGTGCTGGTCCTGATCCCCCTCCACCCGTACAATAA